A single region of the Vagococcus teuberi genome encodes:
- a CDS encoding carbohydrate ABC transporter permease, protein MDNLKRLTREEKVVELNKVKKKKKLSPGYFFVAPWFISYFLFSLVPMLLSIYMSFTNWPVIGKPQFIGLQNFKDIFQDEAFFNSLIVTVKYAIVAVPLGMAASFTVALIMSSKTKGLNLYRTIYYLPAVVSGVAVGIIWRWIFDPKNGLINNLLALVGITGPGWLTDPNWVLPSYIIMSLWGAGAGMLTYLVSINEVPKDLHEAAEIQGANYFKRIFLITIPYVRSILYYNLIMGIIGAFKKFNDAYILGGAGNQGQFILLQIYDTAFKYFKMGYASAMSWIFLLIVLSITLVVFKFTDFWQYSQNNEEK, encoded by the coding sequence ATGGATAATTTAAAACGTCTTACAAGAGAAGAAAAAGTTGTAGAACTTAACAAAGTTAAAAAGAAGAAAAAGTTAAGTCCCGGATATTTTTTTGTTGCTCCATGGTTCATTTCGTATTTTCTATTTTCTTTGGTTCCAATGCTACTATCTATTTATATGAGTTTTACTAATTGGCCAGTTATTGGTAAACCACAATTTATTGGTTTACAAAACTTTAAAGATATTTTTCAAGATGAAGCCTTTTTTAATTCATTAATAGTCACTGTTAAGTATGCGATTGTTGCTGTTCCACTGGGAATGGCAGCATCGTTTACAGTAGCGTTAATCATGTCGTCAAAAACAAAGGGATTAAATTTGTATCGTACGATTTATTATTTGCCAGCTGTTGTATCTGGTGTTGCTGTAGGGATTATCTGGCGTTGGATTTTTGACCCTAAAAATGGACTAATCAATAACTTATTAGCATTAGTAGGGATTACAGGTCCAGGATGGTTGACTGATCCTAATTGGGTGCTTCCATCTTATATCATCATGAGTCTTTGGGGAGCTGGAGCTGGGATGTTAACCTATCTTGTTTCAATCAATGAAGTACCAAAAGATTTGCATGAAGCAGCAGAAATCCAAGGAGCAAATTATTTTAAACGTATTTTTTTAATCACAATACCTTATGTTCGATCAATTCTGTATTATAACCTAATTATGGGGATTATTGGGGCGTTCAAGAAATTTAATGATGCTTACATTTTAGGTGGAGCAGGAAATCAAGGGCAATTTATTTTGCTTCAAATTTATGATACTGCATTTAAATACTTTAAGATGGGATACGCATCAGCAATGTCTTGGATTTTCCTACTAATTGTATTATCCATCACATTAGTAGTATTCAAGTTTACTGATTTCTGGCAATATAGTCAAAATAATGAAGAGAAGTAG
- a CDS encoding ABC transporter substrate-binding protein translates to MKKRKVVSLLTMGVLSLGLLVACGGKSAEDTKDGKIELQIATWANETESKEFDKILDDLNKKSPDYEIKQVVIPQDYYTKVQTMIAGNTAPDLMWLAQEYIPAYAENGAVMDISEQLKDQNKIDMSDYYKGSLDTAIWNDKTYGLPWIGQPYVVYYNKNMLKDNNIAEPTEKWTWDDFGDIAKKLTKKDEGVYGFANTGSLPSAVFAWDNDSDFVSTKGVPEVNSEGTIKGLEQYYHLTSDSQMTMPYEEANSLGVEQGFVTGKIGMMVGGANDDVEKKVKEAGDKFEVGMAIMPAGLKAQKTFNWTASTLISSQTKHKDVAFEALLDITNAMFDWKVPAPVKSKADKIADINPAKAYAMNTIKESMEISRGFNNLPQQNELGGKQWELLDQPILSNNNGKGNLDVPKVANETQKAFEKILGTK, encoded by the coding sequence ATGAAAAAAAGAAAAGTCGTATCTTTACTAACAATGGGAGTACTGTCATTAGGTCTATTAGTAGCATGTGGTGGGAAATCAGCAGAAGACACAAAAGATGGAAAAATAGAACTTCAAATTGCCACATGGGCAAATGAAACGGAAAGTAAAGAGTTTGATAAAATTTTAGATGACTTAAATAAGAAATCACCGGATTATGAAATAAAGCAAGTTGTTATTCCACAAGATTATTATACAAAGGTACAAACAATGATAGCAGGAAATACAGCACCTGATTTAATGTGGTTAGCTCAAGAATATATTCCAGCATATGCTGAAAATGGTGCTGTAATGGATATTTCAGAACAACTAAAAGATCAAAATAAAATTGATATGAGTGACTATTATAAAGGGTCTCTTGATACCGCGATTTGGAATGATAAGACATATGGATTACCATGGATCGGTCAACCTTATGTTGTTTATTACAATAAAAATATGCTCAAAGATAATAATATTGCAGAACCGACTGAAAAATGGACGTGGGATGACTTTGGTGATATTGCTAAAAAACTAACTAAAAAAGATGAGGGTGTTTATGGATTTGCTAACACAGGTAGCTTACCATCGGCAGTATTTGCTTGGGATAATGACAGTGATTTTGTTAGTACTAAAGGCGTTCCAGAAGTTAACTCTGAAGGAACAATTAAAGGATTAGAACAATATTATCATTTAACATCAGATTCACAGATGACAATGCCATATGAAGAAGCAAATTCACTAGGTGTCGAACAAGGATTTGTTACTGGAAAAATTGGGATGATGGTCGGTGGAGCTAATGATGATGTTGAGAAGAAGGTTAAAGAAGCTGGTGATAAGTTTGAAGTTGGTATGGCTATAATGCCGGCAGGTCTTAAAGCTCAAAAAACATTTAACTGGACTGCTTCAACTCTTATTTCAAGTCAAACAAAACATAAGGATGTTGCGTTTGAGGCATTGCTTGACATAACAAACGCCATGTTTGATTGGAAAGTGCCTGCACCAGTAAAATCAAAAGCCGATAAAATCGCTGACATCAACCCAGCTAAAGCTTATGCGATGAATACTATTAAGGAATCCATGGAGATTTCAAGAGGTTTTAATAATTTACCTCAACAAAATGAGTTAGGTGGTAAACAATGGGAATTACTAGATCAACCTATCTTAAGTAATAATAATGGTAAAGGAAACTTAGATGTACCTAAAGTAGCAAATGAAACACAGAAAGCATTTGAAAAGATTTTAGGGACTAAATAG
- a CDS encoding ABC transporter ATP-binding protein — protein MSYIELSKIYKVYNEKNLVIDDFNLSIEKNEFVALIGPSGCGKSTLLRMISGLEDITYGDLIIDGKRMNDIHAKDRDMSMVFQNYALYPHLTNYDNIAFGLKLRKESKEVIKERLSSVAKMLDLENYLEAYPSELSGGQRQRVALGRAMVQNSHIFLMDEPLSNLDAKLRNRMRIEILKLHKQLNVTTIYVTHDQVEAMTMADKIVVMDKGEVQQIGKPKELYYNPANLFVAKFIGDPDINILGGTLQQSSVQIGQSVIELNPSLYQKLDEYEGKEILVGIRAEDFRTENIYVESAEKQYRGMIELIEMRGDSSILMTKFDDNEITIKVPSSQNYELGDNIDFSVNQSRILLFDKETGERI, from the coding sequence ATGAGTTATATAGAATTATCTAAAATATATAAAGTTTACAATGAAAAAAATCTCGTCATTGATGATTTTAATTTATCTATTGAAAAGAATGAATTTGTTGCGCTAATTGGTCCATCTGGATGCGGAAAATCAACGTTACTGAGAATGATTTCGGGATTAGAAGATATTACTTATGGTGATTTAATAATCGATGGTAAAAGAATGAATGATATTCATGCTAAAGATAGAGATATGTCTATGGTATTTCAAAATTATGCCTTATATCCACATCTTACGAACTATGATAATATCGCATTTGGATTAAAACTTCGAAAAGAAAGCAAAGAGGTTATTAAAGAACGTCTGTCTTCTGTAGCTAAAATGCTAGATTTAGAAAATTACTTAGAGGCTTATCCAAGTGAATTGTCAGGAGGGCAACGACAACGTGTGGCATTAGGTCGAGCAATGGTTCAAAATTCACATATCTTCTTGATGGATGAGCCATTATCTAATTTAGATGCAAAATTACGAAATCGTATGCGAATAGAAATTTTAAAATTACATAAGCAGTTAAATGTTACTACCATCTATGTAACACATGATCAGGTAGAAGCAATGACAATGGCAGATAAAATTGTTGTTATGGATAAAGGCGAGGTTCAACAAATTGGTAAACCAAAAGAACTTTATTATAATCCTGCAAACCTTTTTGTTGCAAAATTTATCGGAGACCCTGATATTAATATATTAGGGGGAACGCTTCAACAAAGTAGTGTTCAAATAGGACAGTCGGTGATTGAACTCAATCCATCGTTGTATCAAAAACTAGATGAATATGAAGGAAAAGAGATATTAGTTGGGATTCGAGCAGAAGATTTTCGAACTGAAAATATCTATGTTGAAAGTGCTGAAAAGCAGTATCGAGGTATGATTGAATTAATAGAAATGCGTGGAGATAGTAGTATTTTAATGACGAAATTTGATGATAACGAAATTACTATTAAAGTGCCATCAAGTCAAAATTATGAGTTAGGCGATAATATTGACTTTTCCGTTAATCAATCAAGAATTTTACTGTTTGATAAAGAGACAGGAGAAAGAATTTAA
- a CDS encoding carbohydrate ABC transporter permease, whose amino-acid sequence MEIRKLPNQTKEEFVAQLVKERAKQKPLKKVIFSIIKHTLLIIVAISMILPFFWMVSTSLKTSNNVFTIPPQWIPNPVKIQNYADVFKAVPFFRYIMNTVGFTVAVTFFEVIVSVIVAYGFSRFNFKFKRSLFMFLLLTIMIPGEITIVPGYIFWVKIGEFLGITLINTYVPLVLPAIGGQAVHIFFMTQYFRTIPKDFAEAAYINGASNWKILWKIFFPMSIPAILTITISSFMGTWNAFLGPLIYLNDSNKFTIQVGLAMFQGMFDVNWPLLMAATTISIIPMIILFFSLQKYFIPSNKQDGVK is encoded by the coding sequence ATGGAAATAAGAAAACTACCGAATCAAACAAAAGAAGAGTTTGTTGCCCAATTAGTTAAAGAACGAGCGAAACAAAAGCCGTTAAAGAAAGTAATATTTTCAATCATTAAGCATACATTATTAATTATTGTTGCTATCTCAATGATTCTTCCTTTTTTTTGGATGGTATCAACATCTTTAAAAACGTCGAATAACGTATTTACGATTCCACCGCAATGGATTCCTAATCCAGTAAAAATTCAAAATTATGCAGATGTATTTAAGGCTGTTCCATTCTTTAGGTATATCATGAATACAGTTGGATTTACGGTAGCCGTTACATTTTTCGAGGTTATTGTATCTGTCATTGTGGCATACGGTTTTTCTAGATTTAATTTTAAATTTAAAAGATCATTATTTATGTTTCTATTATTAACTATTATGATCCCTGGAGAAATTACGATTGTACCAGGTTATATTTTCTGGGTAAAAATTGGAGAGTTTTTAGGAATTACATTAATTAATACTTATGTTCCACTAGTGTTACCCGCTATAGGAGGACAAGCTGTACATATATTCTTTATGACACAATACTTTAGAACTATACCAAAAGATTTTGCAGAAGCAGCGTATATCAATGGTGCAAGTAATTGGAAAATATTATGGAAAATATTTTTCCCAATGTCTATACCGGCAATTCTAACTATTACTATTTCATCATTCATGGGTACATGGAATGCATTTTTAGGTCCATTGATCTATTTAAATGATTCAAATAAATTTACCATCCAAGTAGGATTGGCAATGTTCCAAGGAATGTTTGATGTTAACTGGCCACTATTAATGGCAGCAACTACGATATCAATTATTCCAATGATTATTTTATTCTTCTCATTACAAAAATACTTTATACCTTCTAATAAACAGGATGGTGTGAAATAG